In Malus sylvestris chromosome 16, drMalSylv7.2, whole genome shotgun sequence, the following are encoded in one genomic region:
- the LOC126609048 gene encoding AMSH-like ubiquitin thioesterase 2 isoform X2: MAERSHISARGIDGENPRLSSLCSVESGSSCFACKFPGPNFLKTTSDYQNITVHSVTQCSPSPVISCVEKPQSSNISQITDANTEHGQSQSSNKSASSGVLRDSAQLMEDFLDLAKENTEKDLETCGILGAFLKNGTFYVTTLIIPKQESTSSSCLATNDEEAFAIQNEHSLFPVGWIHTHPSQSCFMSSVDLHTHYSYQVMIPEAIAVVMAPTDTSRSYGIFRLSDPGGMSVLKACQEQGFHPHGETTDGSPVFEHCSNVYKNSNLRFEIFDLR, translated from the exons ATGGCAGAGAGAAGCCATATAAG CGCCAGGGGCATCGATGGGGAAAATCCTAGGTTGTCATCTTTGTGTTCAGTGGAATCTGGCAGTAGTTGCTTCGCGTGTAAATTTCCTGGTCCAAACTTTTTGAAGACAACTAGTGACTATCAGAATATCACAGTTCATTCTGTTACTCAATGCTCTCCTTCACCTGTAATCTCTTGCGTAGAAAAGCCTCAAAGTTCTAATATATCACAAATTACAGACGCAAATACAGAACATGGTCAGTCACAGTCTTCTAATAAATCAGCATCATCTGGGGTCCTGCGAGAT TCAGCTCAGTTAATGGAAGATTTCCTTGATCTTGCTAAAGAAAACACGGAGAAGGATCTAGAAACCTGCGGGATTCTTGGCGCTTTTCTT AAAAATGGAACATTCTATGTGACAACTCTGATCATACCCAAACAGGAATCAACTTCCAGCTCT TGTCTGGCAACAAACGATGAGGAAGCTTTTGCCATTCAAAACGAACACTCACTTTTTCCGGTTGGATGGATCCAT ACACATCCTTCTCAAAGTTGTTTCATGTCATCAGTGGATTTGCACACTCATTATTCGTACCAG GTTATGATACCCGAGGCTATTGCCGTTGTCATGGCTCCAACTGATACCTCAAG GAGCTATGGAATATTTCGGCTATCTGATCCTGGCGGAATGAGTGTCCTGAAAGCGTGCCAGGAGCAAGGATTTCATCCTCACGGAGAAACAACAGACGGGAGTCCCGTTTTCGAGCACTGCTCTAATGTATACAAGAATTCAAATCTGAGGTTCGAAATCTTCGACTTGCGTTGA
- the LOC126609048 gene encoding AMSH-like ubiquitin thioesterase 2 isoform X1, translated as MAERSHISARGIDGENPRLSSLCSVESGSSCFACKFPGPNFLKTTSDYQNITVHSVTQCSPSPVISCVEKPQSSNISQITDANTEHGQSQSSNKSASSGVLRDVHISAQLMEDFLDLAKENTEKDLETCGILGAFLKNGTFYVTTLIIPKQESTSSSCLATNDEEAFAIQNEHSLFPVGWIHTHPSQSCFMSSVDLHTHYSYQVMIPEAIAVVMAPTDTSRSYGIFRLSDPGGMSVLKACQEQGFHPHGETTDGSPVFEHCSNVYKNSNLRFEIFDLR; from the exons ATGGCAGAGAGAAGCCATATAAG CGCCAGGGGCATCGATGGGGAAAATCCTAGGTTGTCATCTTTGTGTTCAGTGGAATCTGGCAGTAGTTGCTTCGCGTGTAAATTTCCTGGTCCAAACTTTTTGAAGACAACTAGTGACTATCAGAATATCACAGTTCATTCTGTTACTCAATGCTCTCCTTCACCTGTAATCTCTTGCGTAGAAAAGCCTCAAAGTTCTAATATATCACAAATTACAGACGCAAATACAGAACATGGTCAGTCACAGTCTTCTAATAAATCAGCATCATCTGGGGTCCTGCGAGATGTACATATT TCAGCTCAGTTAATGGAAGATTTCCTTGATCTTGCTAAAGAAAACACGGAGAAGGATCTAGAAACCTGCGGGATTCTTGGCGCTTTTCTT AAAAATGGAACATTCTATGTGACAACTCTGATCATACCCAAACAGGAATCAACTTCCAGCTCT TGTCTGGCAACAAACGATGAGGAAGCTTTTGCCATTCAAAACGAACACTCACTTTTTCCGGTTGGATGGATCCAT ACACATCCTTCTCAAAGTTGTTTCATGTCATCAGTGGATTTGCACACTCATTATTCGTACCAG GTTATGATACCCGAGGCTATTGCCGTTGTCATGGCTCCAACTGATACCTCAAG GAGCTATGGAATATTTCGGCTATCTGATCCTGGCGGAATGAGTGTCCTGAAAGCGTGCCAGGAGCAAGGATTTCATCCTCACGGAGAAACAACAGACGGGAGTCCCGTTTTCGAGCACTGCTCTAATGTATACAAGAATTCAAATCTGAGGTTCGAAATCTTCGACTTGCGTTGA
- the LOC126608622 gene encoding uncharacterized protein LOC126608622, with the protein MQAVSVFSVSPSFNSKDSASDFEAEYAQLSANFSSQLQIAGSGGDFEFEDAGKPEMEDKEAQSVDDGGECETENEDDFSFAPTKADGSPISADDIFQNGQIRPVFPIFNRDLLFAEADDGDASRARAASSATSSSSLRPPLKKLFFEERDTQSSSASELDELQGVPEGTYCEWSRKQMEAAPELRNKSNSTGSSKLWRVRDLNLRSNSDGKDAFVFLNPKSAASQKPSQESAADGKSSAEIQKTAAEKVKRKAKKVETVSSAHEKHYVKNREKKEGDKRRSYLPYRPVVGFFTNVNVLSRNVHPF; encoded by the coding sequence atgcaAGCGGTTTCCGTGTTTTCCGTGTCGCCGAGCTTCAATTCCAAGGATTCCGCGAGCGATTTCGAAGCCGAATACGCGCAGCTCTCTGCGAATTTCAGCTCCCAGCTCCAAATCGCCGGTTCCGGCGGCGATTTTGAATTCGAGGACGCTGGGAAGCCAGAAATGGAAGATAAAGAAGCTCAAAGCGTGGACGACGGCGGCGAATGCGAGACCGAAAACGAAGACGATTTCTCTTTCGCCCCCACGAAAGCCGACGGTTCGCCGATTTCCGCGGACGATATATTCCAAAACGGCCAGATCCGGCCGGTATTTCCGATTTTCAACCGAGATCTTCTCTTCGCCGAAGCCGACGACGGCGATGCTTCCAGAGCCAGAGCGGCCTCGTCTGCAACTTCGTCCTCGTCTCTAAGGCCGCCGTTGAAGAAGCTGTTCTTCGAAGAGCGGGACACGCAGTCGTCGTCGGCGTCCGAGTTGGACGAGCTCCAAGGAGTCCCGGAAGGAACGTACTGCGAGTGGTCAAGGAAGCAGATGGAGGCGGCGCCGGAGCTCCGGAACAAGAGCAATTCCACGGGATCCTCGAAGCTGTGGAGAGTCAGAGACTTGAACCTCCGGAGCAACAGCGACGGCAAAGACGCTTTCGTCTTCCTGAACCCTAAGTCGGCGGCGAGCCAGAAGCCGAGCCAGGAATCGGCGGCGGATGGGAAGAGCAGCGCTGAGATTCAAAAGACGGCGGCGGAGAAGGTAAAGAGGAAGGCTAAGAAAGTCGAAACGGTATCGTCTGCGCACGAGAAACATTACGTGAAGAACAGAGAGAAGAAGGAAGGGGATAAACGGCGGTCGTACTTGCCGTATCGGCCGGTAGTTGGGTTCTTCACCAATGTGAACGTATTGAGCAGAAACGTTCATCCTTTTTGA
- the LOC126608116 gene encoding uncharacterized protein LOC126608116 isoform X1: protein MEFLPKKDFPVNPKDYKLYEEVGQGVSATVYRALCIPLNQTVAIKVLDLEKCRNDLDAIRREVQTMILLDHPNLLKAHCSFTAGSSLWIVTPYMASGSCLHIMKSAHPDGFEQPVIATLLYAVLKALAYLHCHGHIHRDVKAGNILVDTKGAVKLADFGVSASLFDTGHRQHTRKTFVGTPCWMAPEVMQQLHGYDFKADIWSFGITALELAHGHAPFSKYPPMKVLLMTLQNAPPGLDYERDKKFSKSFKEIVAACLVKDPKKRPTAEKLLNHRFFKHVHSKELIAGSILNGLSPLGDRFRMLKEKEAEFFAQSESFYGDKDHLSQQEYIRGISAWNFDLDDLKRQAAIIQDDDGITIAENQDWSCKQNGGFGKSAGLTERDPINVHVDSFNCSRSIWKDSGLGEIEEIADLSPSGQGKKSSYFGVDLERIVPSSKTDHSPSVSGDEEGSDHLEHHQKRDGSCSSYETTSDDQGLQGRCSSTIPYSSPKDTPNDFTISSVIGTSASIIPALHYILQKNAMQKEETMRLIEIVDQITGNHTEITEAVTRNKHLQMCTVSARERVLESRVISIRQRIDKLVEELRIQKTKNAELERRLSALADKK from the exons ATGGAATTTTTACCCAAAAAGGACTTTCCGGTGAACCCAAAAGACTACAAACTGTACGAAGAAGTCGGTCAGGGCGTGAGCGCCACCGTCTACAGAGCTCTCTGCATCCCACTTAATCAAACCGTCGCCATCAAAGTCCTCGACCTTGAGAAATGCAGGAACGACTTG GACGCTATTCGGAGAGAAGTGCAGACCATGATCCTGCTTGACCATCCGAATCTGCTCAAGGCTCACTGCTCTTTCACTGCCGGCAGTAGCCTCTGGATCGTCACGCCTTACATGGCCTCTGGTTCGTGTCTTCACATCATGAAATCTGCCCACCCTGATGGTTTTGAGCAGCCCGTTATTGCTACATTGTTGTATGCGGTTCTCAAAGCCCTTGCTTATCTGCATTGCCATGGACACATTCATAGAGATGTTAAG GCTGGTAATATACTGGTTGATACAAAAGGTGCAGTTAAGTTAGCAGACTTTGGAGTTTCAGCGAGCTTGTTCGACACTGGCCATAGACAACATACAAGAAAAACGTTTGTTGGAACTCCTTGCTG GATGGCTCCGGAAGTTATGCAGCAATTGCATGGATATGACTTTAA AGCAGACATCTGGTCTTTTGGGATAACAGCACTGGAACTTGCTCATGGTCATGCTCCATTTTCCAAGTACccaccaatgaag GTTTTGTTAATGACCTTACAGAATGCTCCTCCTGGCCTTGACTATGAGAGGGACAAGAAATTTTCAAAG TCATTTAAAGAGATAGTAGCTGCCTGCTTAGTTAAGGATCCGAAGAAGCGTCCTACTGCGGAAAAGCTCTTGAATCACCGTTTCTTCAAACATGTGCATTCAAAGGAGCTTATAGCAGGGTCAATTCTTAATGGTCTTTCTCCCCTTGGAGATCGTTTTAGGATGTTGAAG GAAAAAGAGGCTGAGTTCTTTGCACAAAGCGAGTCTTTTTATGGTGACAAAGACCATTTATCACAG CAAGAGTATATACGAGGGATCAGTGCATGGAATTTTGATCTAGATGATTTGAAACGACAGGCTGCTATT ATTCAAGATGATGATGGCATCACCATTGCTGAAAACCAAGACTGGAGCTGCAAACAGAATGGTGGATTTGGTAAATCAGCTGGTCTAACAGAAAG AGATCCCATTAATGTACATGTAGATAGTTTCAATTGTAGTAGATCGATATGGAAAGATTCTGGCCTCGgggaaattgaagaaattgctGATTTATCACCATCAGGACAAGGAAAAAAGAGTAGctattttggagttgatttggaAAGAATAGTACCTTCCTCAAAAACTGATCATTCCCCTTCTGTCAGTGGTGATGAGGAGGGCAG TGATCACTTGGAACATCATCAGAAGAGAGATGGTAGTTGTTCTTcatatg AGACCACATCAGATGACCAAGGGTTGCAAGGGCGATGCAGTAGTACGATCCCATATTCCAGTCCTAAG GACACTCCAAACGACTTTACTATCTCTTCTGTGATTGGTACATCCGCTTCCATTATTCCTGCGCTCCATTATATTTTGCAGAAAAATGCCATGCAAAAG GAAGAAACAATGAGATTGATTGAAATTGTAGATCAAATCACTG GCAATCATACGGAAATCACAGAGGCAGTAACCCGTAATAAGCACCTGCAG ATGTGTACGGTTTCTGCAAGAGAGAGAGTCTTAGAATCCCGTGTGATTAGTATTCGACAAAG AATTGACAAACTTGTCGAAGAGTTGCGGAtacagaaaacaaagaatgccgAG CTGGAGAGGCGATTAAGTGCTTTGGCTGATAAGAAGTAG
- the LOC126608116 gene encoding uncharacterized protein LOC126608116 isoform X3 — MEFLPKKDFPVNPKDYKLYEEVGQGVSATVYRALCIPLNQTVAIKVLDLEKCRNDLDAIRREVQTMILLDHPNLLKAHCSFTAGSSLWIVTPYMASGSCLHIMKSAHPDGFEQPVIATLLYAVLKALAYLHCHGHIHRDVKAGNILVDTKGAVKLADFGVSASLFDTGHRQHTRKTFVGTPCWMAPEVMQQLHGYDFKADIWSFGITALELAHGHAPFSKYPPMKVLLMTLQNAPPGLDYERDKKFSKSFKEIVAACLVKDPKKRPTAEKLLNHRFFKHVHSKELIAGSILNGLSPLGDRFRMLKEKEAEFFAQSESFYGDKDHLSQQEYIRGISAWNFDLDDLKRQAAIIQDDDGITIAENQDWSCKQNGGFGKSAGLTESRSIWKDSGLGEIEEIADLSPSGQGKKSSYFGVDLERIVPSSKTDHSPSVSGDEEGSDHLEHHQKRDGSCSSYETTSDDQGLQGRCSSTIPYSSPKDTPNDFTISSVIGTSASIIPALHYILQKNAMQKEETMRLIEIVDQITGNHTEITEAVTRNKHLQMCTVSARERVLESRVISIRQRIDKLVEELRIQKTKNAELERRLSALADKK, encoded by the exons ATGGAATTTTTACCCAAAAAGGACTTTCCGGTGAACCCAAAAGACTACAAACTGTACGAAGAAGTCGGTCAGGGCGTGAGCGCCACCGTCTACAGAGCTCTCTGCATCCCACTTAATCAAACCGTCGCCATCAAAGTCCTCGACCTTGAGAAATGCAGGAACGACTTG GACGCTATTCGGAGAGAAGTGCAGACCATGATCCTGCTTGACCATCCGAATCTGCTCAAGGCTCACTGCTCTTTCACTGCCGGCAGTAGCCTCTGGATCGTCACGCCTTACATGGCCTCTGGTTCGTGTCTTCACATCATGAAATCTGCCCACCCTGATGGTTTTGAGCAGCCCGTTATTGCTACATTGTTGTATGCGGTTCTCAAAGCCCTTGCTTATCTGCATTGCCATGGACACATTCATAGAGATGTTAAG GCTGGTAATATACTGGTTGATACAAAAGGTGCAGTTAAGTTAGCAGACTTTGGAGTTTCAGCGAGCTTGTTCGACACTGGCCATAGACAACATACAAGAAAAACGTTTGTTGGAACTCCTTGCTG GATGGCTCCGGAAGTTATGCAGCAATTGCATGGATATGACTTTAA AGCAGACATCTGGTCTTTTGGGATAACAGCACTGGAACTTGCTCATGGTCATGCTCCATTTTCCAAGTACccaccaatgaag GTTTTGTTAATGACCTTACAGAATGCTCCTCCTGGCCTTGACTATGAGAGGGACAAGAAATTTTCAAAG TCATTTAAAGAGATAGTAGCTGCCTGCTTAGTTAAGGATCCGAAGAAGCGTCCTACTGCGGAAAAGCTCTTGAATCACCGTTTCTTCAAACATGTGCATTCAAAGGAGCTTATAGCAGGGTCAATTCTTAATGGTCTTTCTCCCCTTGGAGATCGTTTTAGGATGTTGAAG GAAAAAGAGGCTGAGTTCTTTGCACAAAGCGAGTCTTTTTATGGTGACAAAGACCATTTATCACAG CAAGAGTATATACGAGGGATCAGTGCATGGAATTTTGATCTAGATGATTTGAAACGACAGGCTGCTATT ATTCAAGATGATGATGGCATCACCATTGCTGAAAACCAAGACTGGAGCTGCAAACAGAATGGTGGATTTGGTAAATCAGCTGGTCTAACAGAAAG TAGATCGATATGGAAAGATTCTGGCCTCGgggaaattgaagaaattgctGATTTATCACCATCAGGACAAGGAAAAAAGAGTAGctattttggagttgatttggaAAGAATAGTACCTTCCTCAAAAACTGATCATTCCCCTTCTGTCAGTGGTGATGAGGAGGGCAG TGATCACTTGGAACATCATCAGAAGAGAGATGGTAGTTGTTCTTcatatg AGACCACATCAGATGACCAAGGGTTGCAAGGGCGATGCAGTAGTACGATCCCATATTCCAGTCCTAAG GACACTCCAAACGACTTTACTATCTCTTCTGTGATTGGTACATCCGCTTCCATTATTCCTGCGCTCCATTATATTTTGCAGAAAAATGCCATGCAAAAG GAAGAAACAATGAGATTGATTGAAATTGTAGATCAAATCACTG GCAATCATACGGAAATCACAGAGGCAGTAACCCGTAATAAGCACCTGCAG ATGTGTACGGTTTCTGCAAGAGAGAGAGTCTTAGAATCCCGTGTGATTAGTATTCGACAAAG AATTGACAAACTTGTCGAAGAGTTGCGGAtacagaaaacaaagaatgccgAG CTGGAGAGGCGATTAAGTGCTTTGGCTGATAAGAAGTAG
- the LOC126608116 gene encoding uncharacterized protein LOC126608116 isoform X2, with translation MEFLPKKDFPVNPKDYKLYEEVGQGVSATVYRALCIPLNQTVAIKVLDLEKCRNDLDAIRREVQTMILLDHPNLLKAHCSFTAGSSLWIVTPYMASGSCLHIMKSAHPDGFEQPVIATLLYAVLKALAYLHCHGHIHRDVKAGNILVDTKGAVKLADFGVSASLFDTGHRQHTRKTFVGTPCWMAPEVMQQLHGYDFKADIWSFGITALELAHGHAPFSKYPPMKVLLMTLQNAPPGLDYERDKKFSKSFKEIVAACLVKDPKKRPTAEKLLNHRFFKHVHSKELIAGSILNGLSPLGDRFRMLKEKEAEFFAQSESFYGDKDHLSQQEYIRGISAWNFDLDDLKRQAAIIQDDDGITIAENQDWSCKQNGGFGKSAGLTESFNCSRSIWKDSGLGEIEEIADLSPSGQGKKSSYFGVDLERIVPSSKTDHSPSVSGDEEGSDHLEHHQKRDGSCSSYETTSDDQGLQGRCSSTIPYSSPKDTPNDFTISSVIGTSASIIPALHYILQKNAMQKEETMRLIEIVDQITGNHTEITEAVTRNKHLQMCTVSARERVLESRVISIRQRIDKLVEELRIQKTKNAELERRLSALADKK, from the exons ATGGAATTTTTACCCAAAAAGGACTTTCCGGTGAACCCAAAAGACTACAAACTGTACGAAGAAGTCGGTCAGGGCGTGAGCGCCACCGTCTACAGAGCTCTCTGCATCCCACTTAATCAAACCGTCGCCATCAAAGTCCTCGACCTTGAGAAATGCAGGAACGACTTG GACGCTATTCGGAGAGAAGTGCAGACCATGATCCTGCTTGACCATCCGAATCTGCTCAAGGCTCACTGCTCTTTCACTGCCGGCAGTAGCCTCTGGATCGTCACGCCTTACATGGCCTCTGGTTCGTGTCTTCACATCATGAAATCTGCCCACCCTGATGGTTTTGAGCAGCCCGTTATTGCTACATTGTTGTATGCGGTTCTCAAAGCCCTTGCTTATCTGCATTGCCATGGACACATTCATAGAGATGTTAAG GCTGGTAATATACTGGTTGATACAAAAGGTGCAGTTAAGTTAGCAGACTTTGGAGTTTCAGCGAGCTTGTTCGACACTGGCCATAGACAACATACAAGAAAAACGTTTGTTGGAACTCCTTGCTG GATGGCTCCGGAAGTTATGCAGCAATTGCATGGATATGACTTTAA AGCAGACATCTGGTCTTTTGGGATAACAGCACTGGAACTTGCTCATGGTCATGCTCCATTTTCCAAGTACccaccaatgaag GTTTTGTTAATGACCTTACAGAATGCTCCTCCTGGCCTTGACTATGAGAGGGACAAGAAATTTTCAAAG TCATTTAAAGAGATAGTAGCTGCCTGCTTAGTTAAGGATCCGAAGAAGCGTCCTACTGCGGAAAAGCTCTTGAATCACCGTTTCTTCAAACATGTGCATTCAAAGGAGCTTATAGCAGGGTCAATTCTTAATGGTCTTTCTCCCCTTGGAGATCGTTTTAGGATGTTGAAG GAAAAAGAGGCTGAGTTCTTTGCACAAAGCGAGTCTTTTTATGGTGACAAAGACCATTTATCACAG CAAGAGTATATACGAGGGATCAGTGCATGGAATTTTGATCTAGATGATTTGAAACGACAGGCTGCTATT ATTCAAGATGATGATGGCATCACCATTGCTGAAAACCAAGACTGGAGCTGCAAACAGAATGGTGGATTTGGTAAATCAGCTGGTCTAACAGAAAG TTTCAATTGTAGTAGATCGATATGGAAAGATTCTGGCCTCGgggaaattgaagaaattgctGATTTATCACCATCAGGACAAGGAAAAAAGAGTAGctattttggagttgatttggaAAGAATAGTACCTTCCTCAAAAACTGATCATTCCCCTTCTGTCAGTGGTGATGAGGAGGGCAG TGATCACTTGGAACATCATCAGAAGAGAGATGGTAGTTGTTCTTcatatg AGACCACATCAGATGACCAAGGGTTGCAAGGGCGATGCAGTAGTACGATCCCATATTCCAGTCCTAAG GACACTCCAAACGACTTTACTATCTCTTCTGTGATTGGTACATCCGCTTCCATTATTCCTGCGCTCCATTATATTTTGCAGAAAAATGCCATGCAAAAG GAAGAAACAATGAGATTGATTGAAATTGTAGATCAAATCACTG GCAATCATACGGAAATCACAGAGGCAGTAACCCGTAATAAGCACCTGCAG ATGTGTACGGTTTCTGCAAGAGAGAGAGTCTTAGAATCCCGTGTGATTAGTATTCGACAAAG AATTGACAAACTTGTCGAAGAGTTGCGGAtacagaaaacaaagaatgccgAG CTGGAGAGGCGATTAAGTGCTTTGGCTGATAAGAAGTAG
- the LOC126608116 gene encoding uncharacterized protein LOC126608116 isoform X4 — protein sequence MEFLPKKDFPVNPKDYKLYEEVGQGVSATVYRALCIPLNQTVAIKVLDLEKCRNDLDAIRREVQTMILLDHPNLLKAHCSFTAGSSLWIVTPYMASGSCLHIMKSAHPDGFEQPVIATLLYAVLKALAYLHCHGHIHRDVKAGNILVDTKGAVKLADFGVSASLFDTGHRQHTRKTFVGTPCWMAPEVMQQLHGYDFKADIWSFGITALELAHGHAPFSKYPPMKVLLMTLQNAPPGLDYERDKKFSKSFKEIVAACLVKDPKKRPTAEKLLNHRFFKHVHSKELIAGSILNGLSPLGDRFRMLKEKEAEFFAQSESFYGDKDHLSQQEYIRGISAWNFDLDDLKRQAAIIQDDDGITIAENQDWSCKQNGGFGKSAGLTERSIWKDSGLGEIEEIADLSPSGQGKKSSYFGVDLERIVPSSKTDHSPSVSGDEEGSDHLEHHQKRDGSCSSYETTSDDQGLQGRCSSTIPYSSPKDTPNDFTISSVIGTSASIIPALHYILQKNAMQKEETMRLIEIVDQITGNHTEITEAVTRNKHLQMCTVSARERVLESRVISIRQRIDKLVEELRIQKTKNAELERRLSALADKK from the exons ATGGAATTTTTACCCAAAAAGGACTTTCCGGTGAACCCAAAAGACTACAAACTGTACGAAGAAGTCGGTCAGGGCGTGAGCGCCACCGTCTACAGAGCTCTCTGCATCCCACTTAATCAAACCGTCGCCATCAAAGTCCTCGACCTTGAGAAATGCAGGAACGACTTG GACGCTATTCGGAGAGAAGTGCAGACCATGATCCTGCTTGACCATCCGAATCTGCTCAAGGCTCACTGCTCTTTCACTGCCGGCAGTAGCCTCTGGATCGTCACGCCTTACATGGCCTCTGGTTCGTGTCTTCACATCATGAAATCTGCCCACCCTGATGGTTTTGAGCAGCCCGTTATTGCTACATTGTTGTATGCGGTTCTCAAAGCCCTTGCTTATCTGCATTGCCATGGACACATTCATAGAGATGTTAAG GCTGGTAATATACTGGTTGATACAAAAGGTGCAGTTAAGTTAGCAGACTTTGGAGTTTCAGCGAGCTTGTTCGACACTGGCCATAGACAACATACAAGAAAAACGTTTGTTGGAACTCCTTGCTG GATGGCTCCGGAAGTTATGCAGCAATTGCATGGATATGACTTTAA AGCAGACATCTGGTCTTTTGGGATAACAGCACTGGAACTTGCTCATGGTCATGCTCCATTTTCCAAGTACccaccaatgaag GTTTTGTTAATGACCTTACAGAATGCTCCTCCTGGCCTTGACTATGAGAGGGACAAGAAATTTTCAAAG TCATTTAAAGAGATAGTAGCTGCCTGCTTAGTTAAGGATCCGAAGAAGCGTCCTACTGCGGAAAAGCTCTTGAATCACCGTTTCTTCAAACATGTGCATTCAAAGGAGCTTATAGCAGGGTCAATTCTTAATGGTCTTTCTCCCCTTGGAGATCGTTTTAGGATGTTGAAG GAAAAAGAGGCTGAGTTCTTTGCACAAAGCGAGTCTTTTTATGGTGACAAAGACCATTTATCACAG CAAGAGTATATACGAGGGATCAGTGCATGGAATTTTGATCTAGATGATTTGAAACGACAGGCTGCTATT ATTCAAGATGATGATGGCATCACCATTGCTGAAAACCAAGACTGGAGCTGCAAACAGAATGGTGGATTTGGTAAATCAGCTGGTCTAACAGAAAG ATCGATATGGAAAGATTCTGGCCTCGgggaaattgaagaaattgctGATTTATCACCATCAGGACAAGGAAAAAAGAGTAGctattttggagttgatttggaAAGAATAGTACCTTCCTCAAAAACTGATCATTCCCCTTCTGTCAGTGGTGATGAGGAGGGCAG TGATCACTTGGAACATCATCAGAAGAGAGATGGTAGTTGTTCTTcatatg AGACCACATCAGATGACCAAGGGTTGCAAGGGCGATGCAGTAGTACGATCCCATATTCCAGTCCTAAG GACACTCCAAACGACTTTACTATCTCTTCTGTGATTGGTACATCCGCTTCCATTATTCCTGCGCTCCATTATATTTTGCAGAAAAATGCCATGCAAAAG GAAGAAACAATGAGATTGATTGAAATTGTAGATCAAATCACTG GCAATCATACGGAAATCACAGAGGCAGTAACCCGTAATAAGCACCTGCAG ATGTGTACGGTTTCTGCAAGAGAGAGAGTCTTAGAATCCCGTGTGATTAGTATTCGACAAAG AATTGACAAACTTGTCGAAGAGTTGCGGAtacagaaaacaaagaatgccgAG CTGGAGAGGCGATTAAGTGCTTTGGCTGATAAGAAGTAG